A part of Cotesia glomerata isolate CgM1 linkage group LG4, MPM_Cglom_v2.3, whole genome shotgun sequence genomic DNA contains:
- the LOC123262820 gene encoding annexin A13-like, which yields MAQTSSSVVVARINIWIIFTWIIFGLVNFSHGVAQLSNLESCALGFCPQRTYAKAIHFALIADVKVNESAIISTITNKTADDLEAISVVYKSLYGESLINELRDYLTGKFEELVAALISKDYEFYAKEIHHSLRGNSDDENVLIDILLTQENEKLSALKQAYAIQYLTSLEEEFEKHTIGNFKKLILKLLECKRDKYEEINYSHAENDARKLYHAVNAQHEEANYDEFIGVMSCLNWPQLRQTIMKYYTLFGESIETVIKNNYSGDFARGLLAIAEYAKSKDSFIAQRLYQSLQDDIDHHSLIRLIIISKNIGHNYIKEAILLRQHVSLIHLILERTNGSYEKLLLSLFEE from the exons ATGGCCCAAACATCTTCATCAGTG gTAGTTGCACGGATCAACATATGGATTATTTTTACTTGGATTATTTTTGGATTAGTGAATTTTTCGCATGGAGTCGCACAGTTATCAAACTTAGAAAGTTGCGCACTTGGTTTTTGTCCCCAAAGAACATACGCAAAAGCAATTCACTTCGCATTGATAGCAGATGTAAAAGTTAATGAAAGTGCTATAATTTCGACCATAACTAATAAGACAGCTGATGATCTTGAAGCTATTTCTGTTGTTTACAAATCTCTTTATGGTGAATCATTAATCAATGAGCTAAGGGATTATTTAACTGGCAAATTTGAAGAGTTAGTGGCCGCATTAATATCTAAAGACTATGAGTTTTATGCAAAAGAAATACATCATTCTCTTCGTGGAAATAGTGATGATGAAAATgtattaattgatattttattgacacaagaaaatgaaaaactgAGTGCATTGAAGCAGGCTTATGCAATCC agTATTTAACATCTCTAGAGGAAGAATTTGAAAAGCATACGATaggaaatttcaaaaaattaatattaaaacttttagAATGCAAAAGAGATAAATATGAAGAAATCAATTATTCTCATGCAGAAAATGATGCACGCAAGCTTTATCATGCAg TGAATGCGCAGCATGAAGAAGCCAACTATGATGAATTTATCGGCGTAATGTCATGTTTAAATTGGCCTCAACTTCGACAAactattatgaaatattatacTCTATTTGGAGAAAGTATCGAGACAGTTATAAAGAATAACTACAGTGGTGATTTTGCACGGGGTCTTCTTGCAATTG CTGAATATGCCAAGTCCAAAGATAGCTTCATCGCTCAACGTCTGTACCAAAGTCTCCAAGATGATATCGATCATCATAGCTTGATTCGTCTGATAATAATCAGTAAAAATATAGGCCATAATTACATCAAGGAAGCTATTCTATTACGGCAACATGTTTCATTGATTCATTTAATTCTC GAAAGAACAAATGGAAGCTATGAAAAACTTCTTCTTTCTCTTTTTGAAGAGTAG